The Streptomyces sp. 135 sequence AAGAAGGGCGGCACGCGCCCCGCGCAGACCCGGCAGCCCGCACAGACCCAGACCCCGCGGACCCGGCCGGACGGCACTCCGCTCTCCCGGCTGGAGGCCCGCCGTGCCGAGCGCGCCCGCAGGCCCTCGCCCGGTGCGGCGATCAGCAGGGGGCTCGGCGAACTCTTCATCACCGTGGGCGTCTTGATGCTGCTGTTCGTCACCTACCAGCTGTGGTGGACGAACATCCGGGCCCAGCAGCAGGCGGACGGCGCCGCCCACGACCTCCAGGAGGAGTGGGCGAAGGGCAAGGGCAAGCCCGGGACCTTCGAACCCGGCCAGGGCTTCGCGCTCCTGCACATCCCCCGGCTGGACGTCGTCGTGCCGGTCGCCGAGGGCATCGACAAGCAGAAGGTGCTCGACCGCGGCATGGTCGGCCACTACAACGAGGGCGCGACCAAGACCGCCATGCCGGACGCCAGGACGGGCAACTTCGCGGTGGCCGGCCACCGCAACACCCACGGCGAGCCGTTCCGCTACATCAACCGCCTGGAGCCGGGCGACCCCATCGTCGTGGAGACGCGGGACAAGTACTACGTCTACAAGATGGCGAGCATCCTGCCGCAGACGGACCCCGGCAACACGAGCGTCATCGGCCCGGTCCCGCCGGGCTCCGGCTTCACGAAACCAGGCCGCTACATCACACTGACCACCTGTACCCCGGAATTCACGAGCAAGTATCGAATGATCGTCTGGGGCAAGATGGCCGAGGAACGGCCGCGCAGCAAGGGCAAGCCGAGCGCGCTGGTCGACTAGCAGTGTGAGAACGGGGCAGATCCAGTGGCAGCCACGACCGAAGACGACGAGAAGCAGGCCGAGGCGCCCGCTCCGGCGCCCGCACCACGACGCAGGGGCCGCGGCCCCATCGCCACGGCGGTCAGCGTCTTCGGCGAACTCCTGATCACCGCGGGCCTCGTGCTCGGGCTCTTCGTCGTCTACTCCCTGTGGTGGACGAACGTCGTCGCCGACCGCGAGGCGCACAAGCAGGGCGAGAGGGTGCGCGACCGCTGGGCGGGCGGTCCGGGCAGCGTCGACACCAGGGGCGGCATCGGCTTCCTCCACGTACCCGCGATGGGCAACGGCGAGATCCTGGTCAAGCCGGGCACCGACAGCAAGCTCCTGA is a genomic window containing:
- a CDS encoding class E sortase, whose translation is MEEAVDHLADPLTDPLPGQHPSPWFRSTSAGPQLPQQPQSPAQERQQAPQPQRLPQEQRQAAPQPQGLPQQRQQQPRQQARPQGASEPTYEQLYGAYAPGPTADDETVGLRTADTRRAAEPRPTGGRAARRKAAKKGGTRPAQTRQPAQTQTPRTRPDGTPLSRLEARRAERARRPSPGAAISRGLGELFITVGVLMLLFVTYQLWWTNIRAQQQADGAAHDLQEEWAKGKGKPGTFEPGQGFALLHIPRLDVVVPVAEGIDKQKVLDRGMVGHYNEGATKTAMPDARTGNFAVAGHRNTHGEPFRYINRLEPGDPIVVETRDKYYVYKMASILPQTDPGNTSVIGPVPPGSGFTKPGRYITLTTCTPEFTSKYRMIVWGKMAEERPRSKGKPSALVD